The following proteins are encoded in a genomic region of Glycine soja cultivar W05 chromosome 17, ASM419377v2, whole genome shotgun sequence:
- the LOC114393072 gene encoding GDSL esterase/lipase EXL3-like, giving the protein MKLPAFSSSPPPVHYCFLPSTTFKSLVRLTVLLLVVSSNKTKGAVELPPNVSVPAVLVFGDSIMDTGNNNNNLITSARCNFSPYGQDFMGGIPTGRFCNGKVPSDILVEELGIKEFLPAYLDPNLQLSELATGVCFASGGSGYDPLTSQTATAIPLSGQLDMFKEYIVKLKGHVGEDRTNFILANALFFVVLGSNDISNTYFLSHLRELQYDVPTYSDFMLNLASNFFKEIYQLGARRIAVLSAPPVGCVPFHRTLSGGIARKCVQKYNNAVVLFNDKLLKEINSLNQNLPNSRIVYLDVYNPLLDIIVNHQKYGYKVGDRGCCGTGNLEVALTCNHLDATCSNVLDYVFWDGFHPSESVYKKLVPAVLQKYIYQFA; this is encoded by the exons ATGAAGCTCCcagctttttcttcttctcctcctccAGTACATTATTGTTTTCTGCCTTCAACGACTTTTAAGTCACTTGTCCGTTTGACAGTACTATTACTAGTTGTTTCCAGCAACAAAACAAAGGGTGCTGTGGAACTTCCACCAAATGTCTCGGTTCCAGCAGTGTTGGTATTTGGAGATTCGATCATGGACActggcaacaacaacaacaacttgaTAACATCAGCTCGGTGCAACTTCTCACCATATGGCCAAGATTTTATGGGAGGGATCCCTACTGGCCGATTTTGCAATGGAAAGGTTCCATCAGACATTCTAG TTGAAGAATTAGGCATAAAAGAGTTTCTACCCGCATACTTGGATCCAAATCTGCAGCTTAGTGAATTAGCCACCGGTGTGTGCTTTGCATCGGGTGGTTCCGGATACGATCCTTTGACATCACAAACCGCG ACAGCTATACCATTATCCGGTCAACTAGACATGTTCAAAGAATACATAGTGAAGCTAAAAGGACACGTTGGAGAGGACAGAACAAACTTTATCCTAGCCAACGCTCTTTTCTTTGTCGTTTTAGGCAGCAATGACATTTCCAACACATACTTTTTGAGCCATCTCAGAGAACTGCAGTATGATGTTCCCACTTACTCTGATTTCATGCTTAACTTAGCTTCTAATTTCTTCAAG gaaatatATCAACTAGGTGCGCGGAGGATTGCAGTACTCAGTGCACCGCCAGTTGGGTGTGTACCGTTTCACAGAACATTGAGTGGTGGAATAGCAAGGAAATGTGTACAAAAGTACAACAATGCAGTGGTGTTATTTAACGACAAATTGTTGAAGGAGATAAATTCCCTTAATCAGAACCTTCCAAACAGCAGGATTGTTTACTTAGATGTGTACAACCCTTTGCTTGATATCATTGTAAACCACCAAAAATATG GTTACAAAGTCGGGGACAGAGGGTGTTGTGGCACAGGCAATCTAGAGGTTGCATTGACATGCAACCATTTGGATGCCACATGTTCTAACGTTTTGGATTATGTGTTTTGGGATGGTTTTCACCCTAGTGAAAGCGTTTACAAAAAGCTTGTGCCCGCTGTTCtacagaaatatatataccaGTTTGCCTGA